In one window of Pseudobythopirellula maris DNA:
- the nadC gene encoding carboxylating nicotinate-nucleotide diphosphorylase, whose translation MPADFTPVSWDDALADDLRQLVRLALDEDLEGQRDWTTASLVGEATPSAADVVSRQHGVFVGERIAAAVFAAAGAGAECEALAHDGDLVEPGQAVLRLTGLARDLLTCERTVLNFLGRLSGVASLAKQYADAIAGTTARVYDTRKTLPGWRRLDKYAVRMGGGSNHRTGLYDAVMIKDNHLAHAEGLDLSPAGALERSRAECARLDPAAAGRLVYEIEVDSLDQLRDALMADPDVVLLDNMSNEQLSKAVAIRNERSSEGASHRAVLEASGGVNLNTIAGIARTGVDRISVGALTHSAPVLDLGLDWKP comes from the coding sequence ATGCCCGCTGATTTTACGCCCGTCTCGTGGGACGACGCCCTCGCCGACGACCTGCGCCAATTGGTGCGGCTCGCGCTCGACGAAGACCTGGAGGGCCAGCGCGACTGGACCACCGCCTCGCTGGTGGGCGAGGCGACGCCGAGCGCGGCCGACGTGGTGTCGCGCCAGCACGGCGTGTTCGTGGGCGAGCGGATCGCGGCCGCGGTGTTCGCGGCGGCGGGCGCCGGCGCCGAGTGCGAGGCGCTTGCCCACGACGGCGATCTGGTCGAGCCGGGCCAAGCCGTGCTGCGGCTCACGGGCCTGGCGCGCGACCTCTTAACCTGCGAGCGGACGGTGCTGAATTTCTTGGGACGGTTGTCGGGCGTCGCCTCGCTCGCCAAGCAGTACGCCGACGCGATCGCCGGCACCACCGCCCGCGTGTACGACACACGCAAAACGCTGCCCGGCTGGCGACGGCTCGACAAGTACGCCGTCCGCATGGGGGGCGGCTCGAACCACCGCACCGGCCTCTACGACGCGGTGATGATCAAAGACAATCACCTGGCCCACGCCGAAGGACTCGACCTCTCGCCGGCCGGCGCGCTGGAGCGCTCGCGGGCCGAGTGCGCGCGGCTCGACCCGGCGGCGGCCGGGCGGCTTGTCTACGAGATCGAGGTCGACTCGCTCGACCAGCTGCGCGACGCGCTGATGGCCGATCCCGACGTCGTGCTGCTCGACAACATGTCGAACGAACAACTGAGCAAGGCGGTGGCGATCCGCAACGAGCGGTCAAGCGAGGGCGCCTCCCATCGCGCCGTGCTCGAGGCATCGGGCGGGGTGAACCTCAACACGATCGCCGGCATCGCGCGGACGGGGGTCGACCGCATCAGCGTGGGAGCGCTAACGCACTCGGCGCCGGTGCTCGACCTGGGCCTCGATTGGAAGCCGTGA
- a CDS encoding serine/threonine-protein kinase: MATTEQHESVRRPSLFGASRPKERRKAIGRLGPWQLVNQLGEGAMTRVYLARPIDRPECRPVYAVKTLRKEWWHDPRAIDAQRREAWVGARVSHPNVAPVLAAHVASPPFFLAMPRIQGDTLAERLSAGKRPPLALALWIARQACEGLAAIDAAVGMIHGDVKPANLIVGTDGHTTLIDLGFCQSPRDSVGWASRAVVGTLRYLAPERVVSTAATDLRSDLYSLGATLYETLTGVPPLDSDDPAELIAMHRQAKPVCVRELRPDLPKPVASLVHRLLAKEPLRRPSSHREVIDELVRLEILCFQASA; this comes from the coding sequence ATGGCGACCACCGAACAACACGAGAGCGTCCGCCGGCCGAGTCTCTTCGGCGCGTCGCGGCCGAAGGAGCGCCGCAAGGCGATCGGCCGTCTCGGCCCTTGGCAGCTGGTCAACCAGCTCGGCGAGGGGGCGATGACGCGGGTCTACCTCGCGCGGCCGATCGACCGGCCCGAGTGCCGGCCGGTGTACGCCGTCAAAACACTCCGCAAGGAATGGTGGCACGACCCGCGGGCGATCGACGCGCAGCGGCGTGAGGCGTGGGTCGGGGCGCGGGTGTCGCACCCGAATGTGGCGCCGGTGCTGGCCGCCCACGTGGCGAGCCCGCCGTTCTTCTTGGCCATGCCGCGCATCCAGGGCGACACGCTCGCCGAGCGACTCTCCGCGGGAAAGCGGCCGCCGCTCGCTCTGGCGTTGTGGATCGCCCGCCAGGCGTGCGAGGGTCTCGCGGCGATCGACGCGGCGGTCGGCATGATCCACGGCGACGTGAAGCCCGCCAACCTGATCGTCGGCACGGACGGCCACACGACGCTCATCGACCTGGGATTCTGCCAATCGCCGCGCGACAGCGTCGGCTGGGCCTCGCGGGCGGTGGTCGGCACGCTCCGCTACCTGGCGCCCGAACGCGTGGTGTCGACGGCCGCGACCGACCTGCGCAGCGATCTCTACAGCCTCGGCGCCACGCTTTACGAAACGCTCACCGGCGTCCCGCCGCTCGACAGCGACGACCCGGCCGAGCTGATCGCCATGCACCGCCAGGCGAAGCCGGTGTGTGTGCGCGAGTTGCGGCCCGACCTGCCGAAACCGGTCGCGTCGCTGGTCCATCGCCTCCTCGCCAAGGAGCCGCTGCGCCGGCCCTCGTCGCACCGCGAGGTGATCGACGAGCTGGTGCGGCTCGAGATCCTCTGCTTCCAGGCGTCGGCGTAG
- a CDS encoding TRAP transporter large permease, with the protein MDPQVVLLVASFLILLVMHVPIAVALGLCALLTLASLGDTPACYTVAQRMSNGIASFPLLAIPFFIFAGKLMGEGGMARRLISFASAVVGTRRGALAYVSTLTCMMFGAISGSAGAAVSSVGGMMIPEMKRKGYPAPLSVAITTTAATTGLVIPPSNIMIVYAVTSNAVSVTAMFLAGVVPGIVVGLCLMIACWFICPEEVDPEAESGVVSAHPSFFSSALQALPSLLLIVIVLWGILGGAFSATEAAAIAVLYAFLLATVFYREVPLKDLPRICVETGVSTAVIFFLIGASMAMSWVMAREGIPQIVAEGMMGLSDNPIVILLLINLLLLFVGTFMDMTPAVLIFTPIFLPMWISMGYDPLHFGVVMIVNLCIGLCTPPVGTCLFIGCSVGKTSIAEVVKPLLPLFVAMFVALMLITYWPALSLWLPGVLGL; encoded by the coding sequence ATGGACCCTCAAGTCGTCCTCCTCGTCGCCAGCTTCTTGATCTTGCTGGTCATGCACGTGCCGATCGCCGTGGCGCTGGGTCTCTGCGCGTTGCTGACGCTCGCCTCGCTCGGCGACACGCCGGCCTGTTACACCGTGGCCCAGCGGATGAGCAACGGCATCGCCAGCTTCCCGCTGCTCGCCATCCCGTTCTTCATCTTCGCCGGCAAGCTGATGGGCGAGGGGGGCATGGCGCGGCGGCTGATCTCTTTCGCCTCGGCCGTGGTTGGCACAAGGCGTGGCGCCTTGGCTTATGTCAGCACGCTCACCTGCATGATGTTCGGCGCCATCAGCGGCTCGGCCGGCGCGGCGGTCTCGAGCGTCGGCGGCATGATGATCCCCGAGATGAAGCGCAAGGGTTACCCCGCGCCGCTGTCGGTGGCGATCACCACGACCGCCGCCACGACCGGCCTGGTGATCCCGCCGTCGAACATCATGATCGTCTACGCGGTGACGTCGAACGCCGTGTCGGTCACCGCGATGTTCCTCGCCGGCGTCGTTCCGGGCATCGTCGTGGGCCTCTGCCTAATGATCGCCTGCTGGTTCATTTGCCCCGAAGAGGTCGATCCTGAAGCCGAGTCGGGCGTGGTTTCTGCGCACCCCAGCTTTTTCTCGTCGGCCCTCCAGGCCCTGCCGAGCCTGTTGCTGATCGTCATCGTGCTGTGGGGCATCCTCGGCGGCGCGTTCTCGGCGACCGAGGCGGCGGCGATCGCCGTGCTCTACGCCTTCCTGCTCGCCACGGTCTTCTACCGCGAGGTGCCGCTGAAGGACCTGCCGCGCATTTGCGTCGAAACGGGCGTCTCCACCGCGGTGATCTTCTTCCTTATCGGCGCCAGCATGGCGATGAGCTGGGTCATGGCCCGCGAGGGGATCCCCCAGATCGTGGCCGAGGGGATGATGGGTCTCTCGGACAACCCGATTGTGATCTTGCTGCTGATCAACCTGCTGCTGCTGTTCGTCGGCACGTTCATGGACATGACGCCGGCCGTGCTGATCTTCACGCCGATCTTCCTGCCGATGTGGATCTCGATGGGCTACGACCCGCTGCACTTCGGCGTGGTGATGATCGTGAACCTCTGCATCGGCCTCTGCACGCCGCCCGTGGGCACGTGCCTGTTCATCGGGTGCAGTGTGGGCAAGACATCGATCGCCGAAGTCGTGAAGCCGTTGCTGCCGCTGTTCGTGGCGATGTTCGTCGCGCTGATGCTGATCACCTACTGGCCGGCGCTCTCGCTCTGGCTGCCGGGCGTGCTGGGGCTCTGA
- a CDS encoding TRAP transporter small permease, whose protein sequence is MIQLRNSLVRLLEFVLVVIVLMMTFSVLWGVFTRFVLGDPAAWTEEAAKYLLIWLSMLGTAVASARREHLGVDYFVNLLHPDAGRLMAVVVELVVAVFAAAAMIYGGWVLVSETLASGQVTPAMGIKMGHIYLAVPICGAFLVLFSLERVAELLSGEESVPEPPPEASAEADAI, encoded by the coding sequence ATGATCCAGCTCCGCAACAGCCTCGTCCGCCTGCTCGAATTCGTGCTCGTCGTCATCGTCTTGATGATGACGTTCTCGGTGCTCTGGGGCGTGTTCACGCGGTTCGTCTTGGGCGACCCGGCGGCGTGGACCGAGGAGGCGGCCAAGTACCTGTTGATCTGGCTCTCGATGCTGGGCACGGCGGTCGCCTCGGCGCGCCGCGAGCACCTGGGGGTCGATTATTTCGTCAACCTGTTGCACCCCGACGCCGGCCGGCTGATGGCGGTGGTCGTCGAGCTGGTGGTCGCCGTGTTCGCCGCCGCCGCGATGATCTACGGCGGCTGGGTGCTGGTGAGCGAGACGCTCGCCAGCGGCCAGGTGACCCCGGCGATGGGGATCAAGATGGGCCACATCTACCTCGCCGTGCCGATCTGCGGGGCGTTCTTGGTGCTGTTCAGTTTGGAGCGTGTGGCGGAGCTGCTCAGCGGCGAAGAGTCGGTTCCCGAGCCTCCGCCCGAAGCGAGCGCGGAGGCAGACGCGATTTAA
- the ligA gene encoding NAD-dependent DNA ligase LigA — MADFHQEIERLRDEIRGHDRRYYVDATPTVSDQEYDRLLSRLKELEAAHPELVTPDSPTQRVAGEPIDGFQTVEHARRMYSIDNSYDAAELGEWARRCFEAVDPEIAALEAEITALGAEHEGLKGKRDDATTRRRKEIEDRRLELAGVRAERLAWGEEHGYPVDGGYTCEPKIDGVAVSLRYEEGKLVQALSRGDGRRGDDITANVRTIRSVPLTLSGKRPVPEVVEVRGEIVMPQADFERVNAALVAEGKEPIVNPRNGTAGTLKQLDPQVAAARGLRFIAHGQGELTGAPFATYEDWLAALADWGVPTNPLTKACGDMRAALAYIDGFATDRAGLGYGTDGVVVKVGRYDLQEQLGYTSRFPRWCMAYKYAAEQAVTELLEVDWQVGKTGKLTPRAKMTPVFVAGTTVQHATLHNLGEVRRKDIRTGDTVVIEKAGEIIPQVVSVVLEKRSAGATPIEPPVTCPVCGAEVLIEYDQRRQNDITSYQARVEREKKAAEKAGREPSEIPHPEPLSELDESGRYCSDPECPAQLKERLIHFAGRSQMDIDGMGEKVVEQLLDAGLVRSYGDLFSLHEKRDAVLALERMGEKKADNLFAGIEAAKQRGLARVLVGLGVRHVGSTASQILAAHYGSIDALTAASEEEIATFKVDGAESGIGDEIARSIAEYLRSAKGRHVIDELREAGVRLEETAADRPATLGAALAGKTLVVTGTLTKYSRSEIEGLIAQHGGKPTGSVSKSTDYLVAGEKAGSKLAKAEKLGVPVLSETDFEQLLAATD, encoded by the coding sequence ATGGCGGACTTCCACCAAGAGATCGAACGCCTCCGCGACGAGATCCGCGGGCACGACCGGCGGTACTACGTCGACGCCACGCCGACGGTCTCCGACCAGGAGTACGACCGGCTGCTCAGCCGGCTCAAAGAACTGGAGGCCGCGCACCCCGAGCTCGTCACGCCCGACAGCCCGACGCAGCGCGTCGCCGGCGAGCCGATCGATGGGTTCCAAACCGTCGAGCACGCGCGGCGGATGTACTCGATCGACAATTCGTACGACGCGGCGGAGCTGGGCGAGTGGGCGCGGCGTTGCTTCGAGGCGGTCGATCCCGAGATCGCGGCGCTCGAGGCCGAGATCACGGCGCTCGGCGCCGAGCACGAAGGGCTAAAGGGCAAACGGGACGACGCGACGACGCGGCGTCGCAAAGAGATCGAAGACCGACGCCTAGAGCTGGCCGGCGTTCGGGCCGAGCGGCTCGCCTGGGGTGAGGAGCACGGCTACCCGGTCGATGGCGGATACACCTGCGAACCGAAGATCGACGGCGTCGCCGTGAGCCTGCGCTACGAAGAGGGCAAGCTTGTGCAGGCGCTGTCGCGTGGCGACGGTCGCCGCGGCGACGACATCACGGCTAACGTGCGAACGATCCGCTCCGTGCCGCTCACCCTATCGGGCAAACGGCCCGTGCCCGAGGTCGTCGAGGTCCGCGGCGAGATCGTCATGCCGCAGGCCGATTTCGAGCGCGTCAACGCCGCACTCGTGGCCGAGGGCAAGGAGCCGATCGTCAACCCGCGCAACGGCACCGCCGGCACTCTCAAGCAGCTCGACCCGCAGGTCGCCGCCGCCCGCGGCCTCAGGTTCATCGCCCACGGCCAAGGCGAACTCACCGGCGCCCCCTTCGCAACGTACGAGGATTGGCTCGCCGCGCTCGCCGACTGGGGCGTGCCGACCAACCCGTTGACCAAGGCCTGCGGCGACATGCGAGCGGCGCTCGCGTACATCGACGGTTTCGCCACCGATCGTGCGGGGCTCGGCTACGGCACCGACGGCGTGGTGGTGAAAGTGGGCCGCTACGACCTGCAGGAACAACTCGGCTACACGAGTCGCTTCCCGCGCTGGTGCATGGCGTACAAGTACGCCGCCGAGCAGGCCGTCACCGAGCTGCTGGAGGTCGATTGGCAGGTCGGCAAGACCGGCAAGCTCACGCCGCGGGCGAAGATGACGCCGGTGTTCGTGGCCGGCACCACGGTGCAGCACGCCACGCTCCACAACCTCGGCGAGGTCCGCCGCAAGGATATCCGCACCGGCGACACGGTGGTGATCGAGAAGGCGGGCGAAATCATCCCGCAGGTCGTGAGCGTCGTGCTCGAGAAACGCAGCGCAGGCGCCACGCCGATCGAGCCGCCCGTGACATGCCCCGTCTGCGGCGCCGAGGTCTTGATCGAGTACGACCAACGGCGACAGAACGACATCACTAGCTACCAGGCGCGCGTCGAGCGCGAGAAGAAGGCGGCCGAAAAGGCGGGGCGCGAACCGAGCGAGATCCCCCACCCCGAGCCGCTCAGCGAACTCGACGAGTCGGGCCGCTACTGCTCCGACCCGGAGTGCCCGGCGCAGCTCAAGGAGCGGCTGATCCACTTCGCCGGCCGCAGCCAGATGGACATCGACGGCATGGGCGAGAAGGTCGTTGAGCAGTTGCTCGACGCCGGACTGGTCCGTTCCTACGGCGACCTGTTCTCGCTGCACGAGAAGCGCGACGCCGTATTGGCCCTCGAACGGATGGGCGAGAAGAAGGCCGACAACCTGTTCGCCGGCATCGAGGCGGCCAAGCAGCGCGGACTCGCCCGCGTGCTGGTCGGGCTCGGCGTGCGGCACGTCGGCTCGACCGCGTCGCAGATCTTGGCCGCCCACTACGGCTCGATCGACGCTCTCACGGCGGCCTCCGAAGAAGAGATCGCCACGTTCAAGGTCGACGGCGCCGAGTCGGGCATCGGTGACGAGATCGCCCGCTCGATCGCCGAGTACCTCCGCAGCGCGAAGGGCCGGCACGTGATCGACGAGCTACGTGAGGCGGGCGTGCGGCTCGAAGAGACGGCGGCCGACCGGCCCGCGACGCTCGGCGCCGCGTTGGCTGGCAAAACGCTGGTCGTCACCGGCACGCTGACCAAGTACAGCCGCTCGGAGATCGAGGGCCTCATCGCCCAGCACGGCGGCAAGCCGACGGGCAGCGTGTCGAAATCGACCGACTACCTGGTGGCGGGCGAGAAGGCGGGCAGCAAACTCGCCAAGGCCGAGAAGCTCGGCGTGCCGGTGCTCAGCGAAACGGACTTCGAGCAGCTTCTTGCCGCTACGGATTAA
- a CDS encoding ThiF family adenylyltransferase, with protein MSRYSRQTRFAPIGDDGQRRLSEATALVAGCGALGTHLAEALVRAGVGRVRLVDRDYVELSNLQRQALFDEADVAAGLPKAVAAAAKLRRINSEVTVEPVVADVTHRNIAELAEGAGVVVDGADNFELRLLVNDYCVKHALPWVYGGVIGAEGQTMPVLPGETACLACIAPEPPPVEATPTCDSAGVLGPAVSLVASLQAVEALKILSGNLEAVSRKLTVVDLWSNRIRQLAVDALRDSGDCPACGRGEFPWLEGRRGAEPVVLCGRNAVQLSPPSDAGIDLVAMQAKLAPLGQVTANPYLLRLEIEGYQITLFADGRAIVAGVEDPAEARSVLARTVGS; from the coding sequence ATGTCCCGCTACTCGCGCCAAACACGCTTCGCCCCGATCGGCGACGACGGCCAACGCCGCCTCTCCGAGGCGACCGCGCTCGTGGCCGGCTGCGGAGCGCTCGGCACGCACCTCGCCGAGGCGCTGGTCAGGGCGGGTGTCGGGAGGGTGCGTCTGGTCGACCGCGATTACGTCGAACTGAGCAACCTGCAGCGCCAGGCGCTCTTCGACGAGGCCGACGTCGCCGCGGGGCTGCCGAAGGCGGTCGCCGCGGCCGCGAAGCTGCGCCGCATCAACTCCGAGGTAACGGTCGAGCCGGTCGTCGCCGACGTCACGCACCGCAACATCGCCGAGCTGGCCGAAGGCGCCGGCGTGGTGGTCGACGGCGCCGACAACTTCGAGCTGCGGCTGCTGGTGAACGACTACTGCGTGAAGCACGCGCTGCCGTGGGTCTACGGCGGCGTGATCGGCGCCGAGGGGCAGACAATGCCGGTGCTGCCGGGCGAGACCGCCTGCCTGGCCTGCATCGCGCCCGAACCGCCGCCGGTCGAGGCGACCCCCACCTGCGACTCGGCCGGCGTGCTCGGCCCAGCGGTCTCGCTCGTCGCATCGCTCCAGGCGGTCGAGGCGCTCAAGATCCTCTCGGGCAACCTCGAGGCGGTGTCGCGCAAGCTGACGGTGGTCGACCTGTGGTCGAACCGCATCAGGCAGCTGGCGGTCGACGCGCTGCGCGACTCGGGCGACTGCCCGGCGTGCGGCCGGGGAGAGTTCCCTTGGCTCGAGGGGCGTCGCGGCGCCGAGCCGGTGGTGCTGTGCGGCCGCAACGCGGTGCAGCTCTCGCCGCCCTCGGATGCGGGGATCGACCTCGTGGCCATGCAAGCGAAGCTGGCGCCCTTGGGCCAGGTGACGGCAAACCCGTACCTGCTGCGGCTCGAGATCGAGGGCTACCAGATCACGCTGTTCGCCGACGGCCGGGCGATCGTCGCCGGTGTCGAAGACCCGGCCGAGGCCCGCAGCGTGCTGGCCCGCACGGTGGGGAGCTAA
- a CDS encoding excinuclease ABC subunit UvrA: protein MSTAPTESLEETPAETDAAGVIRVVGAETHNLREVDLDLPRGKLIVFCGASGSGKTSMAIDTLYAEGQRRYIESFSAYTRQFLDQLDKPAVERIEGLPPAVAVTHKNASRSNRATVATATEIADHLRLLFARAGVTYCTECGKEVRQDSVESIAASLAAAPEGVRQMVGFFRKLPERARVADAVAELIERGFVRTVCEGQTLPLDAEAAKTLPAGAEMIVVVDRLTGGQGAEGRATESVESALDAGEGACVVLSQSEERSAESIEIDGRPWRVARHSTRLECPDCARTFARPEPQLLNFNSPLGACETCEGFGSVVETDMDLVVPDRSKSLRAGAVAPWNTPAYAHELEELLALAADYDLPVDTPFEELTDEQVRLVVEGVPAREFGGLNGFFRWLERRKYKMHLRVFLSRWRSYRLCEACGGARLRDEALAVRLAGKNIAELCAMKVADAERWLAEAEFSDHQRAVGRLMLEELAARLDYLRGVGVGYLTLDRSLRTLSTGEAQRVAMTSTLGSSLVDMLYVLDEPSVGLHPADVDALSGAIARLRDRGNTVVCVEHEEEVLRRADQVVEFGPRAGLDGGEVVFQGPPNEIVGCRESRTGDWLAGRRAVRATADTRRPTDQGKLTLLGARGANLRGAEPETGLDIEFPLGVLTVVTGVSGAGKSSLVLRTLYPALERMLHSSAKESAAKNGSAKSASSNSATKSGNEASTVGDGPLAHDDLLGAKLLDDVVLIDQQPIGRSPRSNPVTYIKAFDPIRAVFADQPDAKSRGLKASHFSFNLEGGRCDACQGAGFLEIDMQFMADVYMKCRECDGRRYRPEVLAVKYRNRNIAEVLDMTAHEAFRFFRGCPKVQARLTRLLDVGLDYLQLGQPANTLSGGEAQRLKLAAHLSGDRPGAKKGGGKSAKTLFVLDEPTTGLHFTDVMQLVDCFGALLDVGHSLLVVEHNVPMMMAADWIIDLGPGASDDGGRVVVKGTPETVAACEQSATGQALAEAFARRDAAMAALDEEEEED, encoded by the coding sequence ATGAGCACCGCCCCGACCGAATCGCTCGAAGAGACCCCCGCCGAAACGGATGCGGCTGGCGTGATCCGCGTCGTCGGCGCCGAGACGCACAACCTGCGCGAGGTCGACCTCGACCTGCCGCGCGGCAAGCTGATCGTCTTCTGCGGCGCCTCGGGCTCGGGCAAGACGAGCATGGCGATCGACACGCTCTACGCCGAGGGGCAGCGGCGCTACATCGAGAGCTTCTCGGCGTACACGCGGCAGTTCCTCGACCAGCTCGACAAGCCGGCCGTCGAGCGGATCGAGGGCCTGCCCCCCGCGGTGGCCGTGACGCACAAGAACGCCAGCCGCTCGAACCGCGCCACGGTGGCCACGGCCACCGAGATCGCCGACCACTTGCGGCTGCTCTTCGCGCGGGCCGGCGTGACGTATTGCACCGAGTGCGGCAAGGAAGTCCGGCAAGACTCGGTCGAGTCGATCGCCGCGAGCCTCGCCGCGGCGCCCGAGGGGGTGCGGCAGATGGTCGGTTTCTTCCGCAAGTTGCCCGAGCGGGCGCGGGTGGCCGACGCCGTGGCCGAGCTGATCGAGCGCGGCTTCGTCCGCACGGTCTGCGAGGGCCAGACCTTGCCGCTCGACGCCGAGGCGGCCAAGACCCTGCCCGCGGGCGCCGAGATGATCGTCGTCGTCGACCGCCTGACCGGTGGCCAGGGGGCCGAGGGACGCGCGACCGAATCGGTCGAGTCGGCGCTCGACGCCGGCGAGGGCGCCTGCGTGGTGCTCTCGCAGAGCGAAGAACGGTCGGCCGAGTCGATCGAGATCGACGGCCGACCGTGGCGCGTCGCCCGCCACAGCACCCGCCTGGAGTGCCCGGATTGCGCCCGCACCTTCGCCCGGCCCGAGCCGCAACTGCTGAACTTCAACAGCCCATTGGGCGCATGTGAAACGTGCGAGGGGTTCGGCAGCGTCGTGGAGACCGACATGGACCTGGTCGTGCCCGACCGGTCGAAGTCGCTCCGCGCGGGCGCCGTGGCGCCGTGGAACACGCCCGCCTACGCCCACGAGCTCGAGGAGCTGCTAGCCCTGGCGGCCGACTACGACCTGCCGGTCGACACGCCGTTCGAAGAACTGACCGACGAGCAGGTGCGCCTCGTGGTCGAGGGCGTTCCCGCGCGCGAGTTCGGCGGCCTGAACGGCTTCTTCCGCTGGCTCGAACGACGCAAGTACAAGATGCACCTGCGCGTATTCCTCAGCCGCTGGCGGAGCTACCGGCTGTGCGAGGCGTGCGGCGGGGCGCGGCTGCGCGACGAGGCCCTGGCCGTCCGGCTGGCCGGCAAGAACATCGCCGAGCTGTGCGCCATGAAGGTGGCCGACGCCGAGCGCTGGCTGGCCGAGGCGGAGTTCTCGGATCACCAACGTGCGGTCGGGCGGCTGATGCTCGAAGAGCTGGCGGCGCGACTCGACTACCTGCGTGGCGTGGGAGTCGGCTACCTCACGCTCGACCGCTCGCTGCGGACGCTCAGCACCGGCGAGGCGCAGCGCGTGGCGATGACCTCGACGTTGGGATCGAGCCTGGTCGACATGCTTTACGTGCTCGACGAGCCGTCGGTCGGGCTGCACCCGGCCGACGTCGACGCGCTGTCGGGAGCGATCGCCCGGCTGCGCGACCGCGGCAACACCGTGGTCTGCGTCGAACACGAGGAAGAGGTTTTGCGCCGCGCCGACCAGGTGGTCGAGTTCGGCCCCCGCGCCGGGCTCGACGGCGGCGAGGTCGTGTTCCAAGGTCCCCCCAACGAGATCGTCGGCTGCCGCGAGAGCCGCACCGGCGACTGGCTCGCCGGCCGCCGCGCGGTGCGCGCCACGGCCGACACGCGGCGCCCCACCGATCAGGGGAAGCTCACCCTGCTCGGCGCCCGCGGCGCCAACCTGCGGGGCGCCGAGCCCGAGACGGGGCTCGACATCGAGTTCCCGCTTGGCGTGCTCACGGTGGTGACCGGCGTGAGCGGCGCCGGCAAGAGCAGCCTCGTGCTGCGGACGCTCTACCCGGCGCTCGAGCGGATGCTGCACAGCTCGGCCAAGGAGAGCGCCGCCAAGAACGGGTCCGCAAAAAGTGCGAGCAGCAACTCGGCGACCAAGAGCGGCAACGAGGCGAGCACCGTGGGCGATGGGCCGCTCGCGCACGACGACCTGCTCGGCGCCAAGCTCCTTGACGACGTGGTCCTGATCGACCAGCAGCCGATCGGCCGCTCGCCGCGCTCCAACCCCGTGACCTACATCAAGGCGTTCGACCCGATCCGGGCGGTGTTCGCCGACCAGCCCGACGCGAAATCGCGCGGCCTGAAGGCGAGCCACTTCAGTTTCAATCTCGAAGGGGGCCGCTGCGACGCCTGTCAGGGCGCCGGGTTCCTCGAGATCGACATGCAGTTCATGGCCGACGTTTACATGAAGTGCCGCGAGTGCGACGGGCGGCGTTACCGGCCGGAGGTGCTCGCCGTGAAGTACCGCAACCGCAACATCGCCGAGGTGCTCGACATGACCGCGCACGAGGCGTTCCGCTTCTTCCGCGGCTGCCCCAAGGTGCAGGCCAGGCTGACGCGGCTGCTGGACGTGGGGCTCGACTACCTGCAACTCGGCCAGCCGGCCAACACGCTCTCGGGCGGCGAGGCGCAGCGGCTGAAGCTCGCGGCCCATCTGTCGGGCGACCGCCCCGGCGCCAAGAAGGGCGGCGGCAAGTCGGCCAAGACGCTGTTCGTGCTCGACGAACCGACGACCGGCCTGCACTTCACCGACGTGATGCAGCTGGTCGACTGCTTCGGCGCGCTGCTCGACGTCGGCCACTCGCTGCTGGTCGTCGAGCACAACGTGCCGATGATGATGGCCGCCGACTGGATCATCGACTTGGGCCCCGGCGCATCGGACGACGGCGGCCGTGTCGTGGTGAAAGGGACGCCCGAAACGGTCGCCGCCTGCGAGCAGTCGGCCACCGGCCAAGCCCTGGCCGAGGCCTTCGCCCGCCGCGATGCGGCAATGGCGGCGCTCGACGAGGAAGAGGAAGAAGATTAG